The region ATGATCTGGGCCTCGTCCATGTGGACCGAGAGGGTCGTCGAGTCGAAGGTGAGGCGGGTGGTCGCGGGGTTGACGCCGGCTTCGGCCAGGAGGCGTTTGGCCCGGGCGACGTCGTAGCGCCAGGTGGACTGGAGCTGGCGGGGAAACGCCCAGTGCCCCTCGGGAATCAGGCCGGCCCCGAAAGCCCGCCCGATCCCGCCCCAGGCGAGGTCGATGATCTCCTTGCGATCCACCAGGTAGTTGAACGCCTGGCGAACCTTCGGCTGGTCGAAGGGCGGCCGCTTCGGGTTCAGGCGGATCACGTTGAAGGTGTCGTAGCCGACGTGGACGCGGAGGGCCGGGTCCTTCTCCAGGACCTTGATCTCCTGCCAGGGGATGTATTCGGCCATGTCCACGCTGCCGGTCTTCAGCGCCGAGACGCGCAGCTCGTCCTTCGGGATCGAGCTCGCCTCGATCCGGTCGAGATAGGGGAGCGGCGCGTCCCAGTAGTCGGGGTTCTTCACCAGCGTGTAGCGAACCCCGGTCTCGAAGGGGCCGAGCTTGAACGGGCCCGTCCCGCTGGCCGCGCGCTTGAAGTCGCCGCCGGCCTGGGCCCACTTGCGGTCCACCATCATCGCCTCCCCGGCCGCCAGGAGCTCGAGGAAGGGGGCGCTCGGCTGCTTCAAGCCGATCCGGACCGTGTGCGGATCGACGACGGTGACGGCCTGGATGACGCCGAACTCCTTGGATCGGGTGGCGTTGGTGTTGGGATCCAGGGTCCGCTCGAGGCTCCACTTGACGTCGTCGGCCGTGAACGGGTTCCCGCTGTGGAAGCGGACGTTCTTCCGGAGATGGAGCACGTAGGTCGTGGGATCCGGCGTCTCCCAGCGCACCGCCAGTGCGGGTTCGAGCACACCCTTCAGCGAATAGCGGAGCAGCCCTTCGTAGATGTTGTTCTGGAAGGTGTAGGTGGTCGCGCCGTAGTTGATGTGCGGGTCCCAGCCGGTGGGATCCCGCAGGAGGGCGAGCTTCAGGACACCGCCGGCCTTCGGCGCGGCGGCCCGGACGGGCCCCGGCCACGAACCGGCCAGAAGAGCAACCAGACCGAGCAGCACCAGGCCACGCACGCGCATGCTTCAACCTCCGGGTTCGAGCGTTGCGGCAGCATCTTCCCAGAGACGGCGGCACGGCGCAAGACCTCTATTGACAACGCCGCCACGGGATCTTAACTTTTAGCCCCCCGGCCGGTCAGTGCGGTGCCGCAGCCGTCGCTTGCAGAGCACAGGGAGGCTGGCGATGTCGGATGATATCAGTCGCAGGTCGTTCCTCAAGGGGACCACGGGAAGTGCGCTCGCGCTCTACGCGAGGCCGGCAGCGGCGTTCCAGGAGCCGGCTCCTCTGCTCGACCCCACCAACGCGGATCTCGAAAGGCTGTATGCCGAGCTCCGCGCCGATACGCTGGCGCGGCACTACGCCTTGGGGAGGTTCTTCCGCGCGAACCATTTCTCGACGGGCAATTTCCTGGGGCAGCGGAAAAGCTTTGATTGTCGCGCACTCTGGCAGATGACGCCAGGAGTATACAACAGTGCGGCCGGTCTCCGTCAGCTGGACCCGGCGCCGCAGACGAGGGAACGGTGGCGAATCTTTCTGCACAACAGGGAAAATCCCCTCATGATGACCGGGATGCGCCTCGCCCAGCTGGCCATGGAGCACGCCCTCGGAAATCCAGGGGCTCTCAAGATCATCCGGCTGACGCTCCGGACTCTCGGATCCCTCTACAAGATCAAGGATCCGCGGGATCCCTTCGCTGGCTTCATCATGCGATACGACGAATGCACCTCGGACCAGTGGACGGTCGGGTTCGAGCGGGGTAAAGAGGTTCCCGACAAGTGCTGCCAGTTCTTTCTCGATCCGAACCCGGAGAACCACCCCCCGGCGGGCAAAGGGGGAGCTGCCTACCTGCACTGCACCCCACTTGAACATCCGGTCTACAAGGCGGCTCTCGAGCGGGGCGACGGTCTCATCAAGGGGCTCTTCCGGCACCACGAAGTATCGATGGACGAGCTGGTCGGGCTCGTGACCGGCTATTCGACGGTCCACACGCTGGTCACCGCACCCGACGTGCGCGCCGCGGTGAGAGCTCAAGTCTCGAATCTTGCGCGGTACCTGGTCAAGTTCGGTTACCTCCTGGTTCGTCCCTGCGGAGGCTTCACCGCTCGCGGCTCAGCCGGCGTTCTGCCGGCCCTCGAGTTTCCCTTCAGTCGAGTCTTTCGCCGTATCACCGGGAGGACCTTCGGGGCGCCCTGGTCGTCGGTCGGGCGTCCGTTCGACTCGGACACCAGCTTCGTCGACGCCTTGAAGGCGGCCGGGGTCTGGCTGTGCCTGGAACAGCCGGTCGAGGCAGCCGGGCGGGCTGGCGCCGCGGCGGGATTGGTGCTTCTTCCCGGCTGGACCGTCGCCGGGGTGCTCGGCGCGGCGTTTGCGGCTTTTCTGGCTGACAGACTGAAGTTGCGGGACGACGATGCCAGAACGCTTCTGTTGACGATCAGAGACGCTCTGGCTGACATCACCGGCGCGTTCGGGCCGGCGGCGGGAGCCGGATTCGGATACGTCATCTTCAGGGCGATTGCGCTCTACGACAACCGGCGGTGTTTCGACGTATGGGACGAAAGCCAGCAGGGAGAATTCGCGCTGGCGTATCTCCTGAAATGGCTCTCTCCTCAACAGCGGTTCACCCATTGGATGCGGC is a window of Candidatus Methylomirabilota bacterium DNA encoding:
- a CDS encoding ABC transporter substrate-binding protein, with product MRVRGLVLLGLVALLAGSWPGPVRAAAPKAGGVLKLALLRDPTGWDPHINYGATTYTFQNNIYEGLLRYSLKGVLEPALAVRWETPDPTTYVLHLRKNVRFHSGNPFTADDVKWSLERTLDPNTNATRSKEFGVIQAVTVVDPHTVRIGLKQPSAPFLELLAAGEAMMVDRKWAQAGGDFKRAASGTGPFKLGPFETGVRYTLVKNPDYWDAPLPYLDRIEASSIPKDELRVSALKTGSVDMAEYIPWQEIKVLEKDPALRVHVGYDTFNVIRLNPKRPPFDQPKVRQAFNYLVDRKEIIDLAWGGIGRAFGAGLIPEGHWAFPRQLQSTWRYDVARAKRLLAEAGVNPATTRLTFDSTTLSVHMDEAQIIVTQLQRAGFPGVELKPMDVPTQQRKRVSGEYQMMMDGFSLPWPDPDFYTAFFGTGGASYARAVDFSDATLDKLLDDARATADQAKRAGIYAQVEQRLTELAPWVFLHWRPQAEATRATIGGYTRLPGALGNKSLGGLRYLYKE